One genomic segment of Gorilla gorilla gorilla isolate KB3781 chromosome 23, NHGRI_mGorGor1-v2.1_pri, whole genome shotgun sequence includes these proteins:
- the LOC109024614 gene encoding uncharacterized protein, whose protein sequence is MGSSQKGIACAGSSEKSWPRLHAPEQPHPGSTCYPPCRQAGVTAVPVAKQGQLSSPHPTPSSPAHLYGNGPGRTRAAAERQPHRFRSRPGSVRMCDTPSLAPPPYASPRQRAARGSRFRPGSNSGSARVQRARLSTGLLAPNDHGFQPASVRPTTMTPNRPPVSNCFSNREAAMTQLTTPLVTGDLRSSTIYGTGATSGSNHPLDRAAAK, encoded by the coding sequence ATGGGCTCGTCGCAGAAAGGAATAGCCTGTGCCGGGTCTTCAGAGAAATCCTGGCCTCGGCTCCACGCCCCTGAGCAGCCCCACCCTGGCTCAACCTGTTACCCGCCCTGCCGGCAAGCCGGGGTCACTGCAGTCCCCGTGGCGAAGCAGGGTCAGCTCAGCTCACCGCACCCCACTCCATCCAGCCCTGCCCATCTCTACGGCAACGGGCCGGGTCGCACCAGGGCTGCAGCCGAGAGACAACCTCACCGCTTCCGTAGCCGCCCGGGCTCTGTGCGCATGTGCGACACTCCCTCCCTGGCCCCGCCCCCTTATGCGTCTCCCAGGCAACGCGCCGCGCGGGGCTCCAGGTTTCGCCCAGGGTCTAACTCCGGGTCTGCGCGCGTCCAACGAGCACGGCTCTCAACCGGCCTCCTGGCGCCCAACGACCATGGCTTCCAACCGGCCTCCGTGCGCCCAACGACCATGACTCCCAACCGGCCTCCAGTTTCCAACTGTTTCTCGAACAGGGAAGCCGCCATGACACAGCTGACTACGCCCTTGGTCACAGGGGACCTGAGATCCTCCACGATTTACGGGACCGGCGCCACCTCGGGCTCGAACCACCCTCTCGATAGGGCCGCCGCTAAGTAA
- the DUSP18 gene encoding dual specificity protein phosphatase 18 isoform X1, with product MTAPSCAFPVQFRQPSVSGLSQITKSLYISNGVAANNKLMLSSNQITMVINVSVEVVNTLYEDIQYMQVPVADSPNSRLCDFFDPIADHIHSVEMKQGRTLLHCAAGVSRSAALCLAYLMKYHAMSLLDAHTWTKSCRPIIRPNSGFWEQLIHYEFQLFGKNTVHMVSSPVGMIPDIYEKEVRLMIPL from the coding sequence ATGACAGCACCCTCATGTGCCTTCCCAGTTCAGTTCCGGCAGCCCTCAGTCAGCGGCCTCTCGCAGATAACCAAAAGCCTGTATATCAGCAATGGTGTGGCCGCCAACAACAAGCTCATGCTGTCTAGCAACCAGATCACCATGGTCATCAATGTCTCAGTGGAGGTAGTGAACACCTTGTATGAGGATATCCAGTACATGCAGGTACCTGTGGCTGACTCCCCTAACTCACGTCTCTGTGACTTCTTTGACCCTATTGCTGACCATATCCACAGCGTGGAGATGAAGCAGGGCCGTACTTTACTGCACTGTGCTGCTGGTGTGAGCCGCTCAGCTGCCCTGTGCCTCGCCTACCTCATGAAGTACCACGCTATGTCCCTGCTGGACGCCCACACGTGGACCAAGTCATGCCGGCCCATCATCCGACCCAACAGCGGCTTTTGGGAGCAGCTCATCCACTATGAGTTCCAGTTGTTTGGCAAGAACACTGTGCACATGGTCAGTTCCCCAGTGGGAATGATCCCTGACATCTATGAGAAGGAAGTCCGTTTGATGATTCCACTGTGA
- the DUSP18 gene encoding dual specificity protein phosphatase 18 isoform X2, which yields MTAPSCAFPVQFRQPSVSGLSQITKSLYISNGVAANNKLMLSSNQITMVINVSVEVVNTLYEDIQYMQVPVADSPNSRLCDFFDPIADHIHSVEMKQGRTLLHCAAGVSRSAALCLAYLMKYHAMSLLDAHTWTKSCRPIIRPNSGFWEQLIHYEFQLFGKNTVHMTLPLMDQLAPPRSINWLV from the coding sequence ATGACAGCACCCTCATGTGCCTTCCCAGTTCAGTTCCGGCAGCCCTCAGTCAGCGGCCTCTCGCAGATAACCAAAAGCCTGTATATCAGCAATGGTGTGGCCGCCAACAACAAGCTCATGCTGTCTAGCAACCAGATCACCATGGTCATCAATGTCTCAGTGGAGGTAGTGAACACCTTGTATGAGGATATCCAGTACATGCAGGTACCTGTGGCTGACTCCCCTAACTCACGTCTCTGTGACTTCTTTGACCCTATTGCTGACCATATCCACAGCGTGGAGATGAAGCAGGGCCGTACTTTACTGCACTGTGCTGCTGGTGTGAGCCGCTCAGCTGCCCTGTGCCTCGCCTACCTCATGAAGTACCACGCTATGTCCCTGCTGGACGCCCACACGTGGACCAAGTCATGCCGGCCCATCATCCGACCCAACAGCGGCTTTTGGGAGCAGCTCATCCACTATGAGTTCCAGTTGTTTGGCAAGAACACTGTGCACATG